DNA from Plasmodium cynomolgi strain B DNA, chromosome 12, whole genome shotgun sequence:
tgggggggggatgtTTCTAAAAAGGATTATTTGggctttatttttgtaaccTACAAAAAGGGTTAAGCTTGTTTATTGGGTTTATGTAGCCGTGACGACGCAGCATCGGTAATTTTGCTGAGTACcattatattaatacaaCGGCAGGTCGGCTTGCGCTTCCTTTGACCCCCCTTTCCGCATCGATCTGGGTATCTTCTCAAAAGTTCCAATGGCTTATGTAATTCCGTTCagttttctccaaaattaGAGGAGCCCATGTGGTGGAAGCCAGGTGTTCGAATTTAATCATGACTGTCACTAAAGGGCATCGTATAGCAGTGTGCTGTTCACCATTCCGCAAAtttctgcccatttttgatgtaataaatattaaccTCATTTGACAGAGTTGTGCAACTTATGTCatcgaaggggggggggaagaaaagaaaagataaaaaaaagtatatataataacaaatatgaaataagaaaaaacgaataaggAATAAcgtgtaacaaaaaaagcataacAAATAACGTATAACATATAAAGCATAACAAAtaaggtataaaaaataacgtatAACAGATAATATAGCATAATTGGAAAATGCATGGACGGAGAGCCGGCAGCTCGAAAGATGAGAAAGCCAAGCTAGAAAAGGTCAAAGAATTAATTCCCCTTGTGAAccatttgataaaaaagaagaatgaaaaaaactatGATAAAGAATACATCGAGACGACATCCGTCATTTTGAGGAGGTGTCCTTATCTACAGACTTTGTGGAATTTCAGGAGGGAATATTTTGAGTCTGTGCAAAATACCGGCTCACCGGTTGGCGAAGTGGGGAAAGGTTAGAAAAGGCATACAAAAGCGCAGCACATATGAAACGGCACTCTTTGTGTGGTATACGTGCTACACATTGTAAGAGAAAGAAAGAcaagaggggggaggaattCCCAGTCCGAGGGTGCACACCAGTGTGTGCAAGGCATCGTCAATTGAGAAAGGGGGTTGAATCTTTTCACCACTGTAACCACACATGTTTGTAGCATGTCGTATGAACCTAGTTATTCATACTtctaaggaaaaaatacattatgAAACGCTTCTGTTTGAGggcatttttcccctttttatagGCGACGAAGAAGCGGATTGCCCGAAGCACCCCTCCCCTGAGGAGctaaaaattttgatgaaaaatgaaaacacaaTGGTTGAAGAAATTTTGAGCAAATTTAACAAGTGCAACGAATTATGGTTTCACAAATTGtggataataaaattttgtctaAAAAATGATCTAATGGACTTTTCTGATCTGATGAATGAGTTAGAATTTTGCAAAATCGCCTTCTACAAGGATGATAGGAACTACCACTGTTGGAATTATCGGTCCTACATCATcgcgtgtgtgcatatatatgtgaagaGGGGGAAGAATGGGAAGGCACACAGCGGGGAAGGCAGTACTTACGAACTTGACCCCGCCTCCGCAGAACTTGGCAACCAATTTGACGTCCATAAGTCCAATTACGAGCTGTCGAAAACATTGattgaaagaaatttttccaatttctCCGCCTGGTTTCTGAAATACACCATACGTGAATCCCTAATCTGTGACGAAAACGAGTTAgacttgataaaaaatgcaattttcACGGATCCGTTTGATCAAAGTTTGTGGGAATTTTATAGATGGtttctttttcaaaaggGTAATGACAAggaggaaatatttttcactctgttgcaaaataattgcatttatttttttttccaaaactTGGTTAAGGCTAATCTATCCAAAT
Protein-coding regions in this window:
- a CDS encoding protein prenyltransferase alpha subunit (putative); the encoded protein is MHGRRAGSSKDEKAKLEKVKELIPLVNHLIKKKNEKNYDKEYIETTSVILRRCPYLQTLWNFRREYFESVQNTGSPVGEVGKGDEEADCPKHPSPEELKILMKNENTMVEEILSKFNKCNELWFHKLWIIKFCLKNDLMDFSDLMNELEFCKIAFYKDDRNYHCWNYRSYIIACVHIYVKRGKNGKAHSGEGSTYELDPASAELGNQFDVHKSNYELSKTLIERNFSNFSAWFLKYTIRESLICDENELDLIKNAIFTDPFDQSLWEFYRWFLFQKGNDKEEIFFTLLQNNCIYFFFQNLVKANLSKSKCYDDNGREITGEWGQHFVALNNPHDSFESYVYCFKITDKHILLSGQPTYLKFCIFYYKYNLYEPEEIHYEKNVLRDLMVCHDFLSEGNKYEHNFEYLIDFRKFSQNEHFKILLDYDRKRGTDVKMDSKSSCVSPFTPLYKYINRSNILLNTAKDINFASLNLELEKINELLLLESNCKFALFTK